A section of the Nitrospinaceae bacterium genome encodes:
- a CDS encoding integrase — translation MANIEKRLKKNGSVVYRVKVRLKGNPSQSATFERITDAKKWVQNVESDIREGRHFKTTEAKRHSLGEMIDRYLRDVLPQKSEVMQRDQYRHLQWWKEQLGHKSLADITSINITEYRDQLLREPGSRKKKRSSATVVRYMAALSHAFNIAVREWGWLDDSPMRKVTKPKEPRGRVRLLNDDERERLMKACRESDDPFLYSIVILALSTGARKSEILNLEWGDIDLSREVPVAILYKTKNDERRALPLAGHALEIVKNLSKVRRLDTNLLFPDQSGKKPITIRTTWEKALKKADVKDFRFHDLRHSAASYLAMSGASLAEIAEVLGHKTLQMVKRYSHLSEQHTASVVEKMNKKIFG, via the coding sequence ATGGCTAATATTGAGAAACGTTTAAAAAAGAACGGCTCAGTGGTTTATCGAGTAAAGGTTCGCCTGAAAGGAAACCCTTCCCAGTCGGCAACCTTTGAACGGATAACCGACGCAAAAAAATGGGTACAGAATGTTGAAAGTGACATTCGTGAGGGTAGGCACTTTAAAACTACCGAGGCAAAACGTCATTCATTAGGAGAAATGATCGACCGCTATCTCAGGGATGTTCTTCCACAAAAAAGTGAGGTAATGCAAAGAGATCAATACAGACATCTTCAATGGTGGAAGGAACAATTAGGACACAAATCACTTGCTGATATCACTTCAATAAATATTACCGAATACCGAGACCAACTTTTAAGGGAGCCAGGAAGCAGAAAGAAGAAACGCTCTTCCGCAACTGTCGTTCGTTATATGGCGGCATTGAGCCATGCGTTTAACATTGCAGTTCGAGAATGGGGATGGCTAGATGATTCCCCTATGCGTAAAGTCACCAAACCTAAGGAGCCAAGGGGAAGGGTACGATTACTAAATGATGATGAGCGGGAACGTTTAATGAAAGCCTGCAGGGAAAGCGATGATCCTTTTCTTTACTCAATTGTGATTTTGGCATTAAGTACAGGTGCACGGAAATCTGAAATTCTAAACCTTGAATGGGGGGACATTGACTTAAGCCGGGAAGTTCCAGTCGCAATCCTTTATAAGACCAAAAATGATGAACGTCGTGCTTTACCTCTGGCGGGCCATGCTCTTGAAATCGTAAAAAATCTTTCAAAAGTGAGGAGACTAGACACAAATTTGTTATTTCCCGACCAGAGCGGTAAGAAACCAATAACCATTAGAACAACATGGGAAAAGGCCCTGAAAAAAGCCGATGTTAAGGATTTCCGGTTTCATGACCTAAGACACTCCGCCGCAAGTTATCTGGCAATGAGTGGGGCTTCGTTGGCCGAAATCGCCGAAGTCTTGGGCCACAAGACCCTGCAGATGGTGAAGAGATATAGTCATCTTAGTGAACAACATACGGCAAGCGTCGTTGAGAAGATGAACAAGAAAATTTTTGGGTGA
- a CDS encoding UPF0753 protein, with amino-acid sequence MSKLEDKKRVTPSESQRIELRSLVNLSCEPISHFWPMTTFIHHNPLHGLEHLTFEKAINEGQRFLRGRGYLSNSENRKYFQQGRISEDSIKDALKDVSQNATISIGDRKFSHLEVLRAILIHGTGKVATDVCSAILQPSLNQPEIRNLFEKIHDLSKKKAPENFLKGHANREKKDLATQYTLAEWCDQTLGTNVQDQINGEIIKWLGGFLDEGHAPWGMPERKKTFYKAWKELALDDASGSILGIQDWKNKIFNLPDLPEDAVLESLSLLAIPKNLWDSYFSLQLAQLSGWTGFIKWRSEQKDYAWQNAFPIDLIKYMAIRLFYERELVMLACQEKLAIPGTYTSIDEYLNNHPTGYGLYKEYRSRGLPVEVVNYLNMSLFTQNPLNIEDLDKCDSRLISIWEQTREKQEAEGQTLMVMHLAKSLGVSIQDVVKNTPDTLSSLLDWVEQFPESQHGPIWLDALESSYIIGFTKKISPNLEKLRKSDELEEQPPESRPLSQAIFCIDVRSECFRRQLEEIGGNETFGFAGFFGVPICYQGFSSEQQTDQCPVLLKPKHVVKEIPRASQGKEAEKFLEGQQMAKTGHTLLHDLKENVVTPYVMVEAIGWFFGFKLFSQTLQPKWFKKAMSWMKDSLAIPIRTTLTVGKIQREEAYEMVAAKHRAAIYRLFTEKYDQQGAVPHDQVERLRKLALNQTPSDSNENEELFRLLKWNESDLEKFIVALRKDFNLHERDLDYQIQKITQTGFTVSEQVNYVETALRLLGFTKTFARLVLLCAHGSISDNNPYESALDCGACGGNHGISNARTLAVMANNPQVRQRLAERGITIPPDTHFLPGQHDTTTDEVELYDLEEVPATHRKDLLRLQHDLQEACEKNSRERLARFPDVPATREFDKASRLTKVRSMDWSQVRPEWGLSGHTAFIMGRRSLSQGINFEGRTFLHSYDYSQDPDGKYLEIIMTAPMIVTNWINMEHYFSTVDPIVYGAGSKVYHNVVGNIGVMYGSKSDLCVGLPIQTVFNGDKPYHEPMRLFAIIEAPLERIATIVGRHVILQRLTGNRWINLVAIDPDTKKFFHFRLMKDWQPIN; translated from the coding sequence ATGAGCAAGCTCGAAGATAAAAAAAGGGTAACACCAAGTGAATCACAGCGGATAGAACTACGTTCGCTTGTGAACCTGTCGTGTGAGCCGATATCGCATTTCTGGCCGATGACAACGTTTATCCACCACAATCCTCTTCATGGGTTGGAACATTTGACGTTTGAAAAAGCTATAAATGAGGGGCAACGTTTTTTAAGAGGTCGTGGTTATCTCTCCAATAGCGAAAACCGTAAATACTTTCAGCAAGGTCGAATATCTGAAGATTCTATTAAGGACGCCCTAAAGGATGTATCGCAGAATGCGACTATCTCCATTGGCGATCGAAAATTTTCCCATCTAGAGGTTTTGAGAGCCATCCTCATACACGGTACTGGAAAAGTTGCAACGGATGTATGTTCTGCAATTCTACAACCCTCCCTCAATCAACCCGAAATAAGAAATCTCTTCGAGAAAATTCACGATCTATCAAAAAAAAAAGCACCAGAGAATTTTTTAAAGGGCCATGCGAATAGAGAAAAAAAAGATCTAGCAACTCAGTACACGCTTGCAGAATGGTGCGACCAAACCCTTGGGACAAATGTACAGGACCAAATTAACGGCGAAATCATCAAATGGTTAGGAGGTTTTCTCGATGAAGGACACGCGCCTTGGGGCATGCCCGAGAGAAAGAAAACTTTTTATAAGGCGTGGAAGGAATTAGCTTTAGACGATGCGTCGGGTTCCATATTGGGTATTCAAGATTGGAAAAACAAAATTTTTAATTTACCGGATCTACCTGAAGATGCGGTACTTGAAAGCTTATCCTTGTTAGCCATTCCCAAAAATTTATGGGACAGCTATTTTTCTTTGCAGTTGGCCCAATTGTCTGGATGGACAGGATTCATTAAATGGCGCTCGGAGCAAAAGGATTATGCGTGGCAAAATGCTTTTCCTATTGACCTTATCAAATATATGGCCATCCGCCTTTTTTATGAACGTGAATTAGTGATGCTTGCATGTCAGGAAAAATTAGCAATTCCTGGCACTTATACTTCGATCGACGAATACTTAAACAATCATCCCACTGGATATGGTCTCTATAAAGAATACCGATCGCGAGGGCTGCCAGTCGAAGTGGTTAATTATTTGAACATGTCCTTGTTCACTCAGAACCCACTGAATATAGAAGACCTTGATAAATGTGATTCAAGGTTGATTTCAATATGGGAACAAACCAGAGAAAAACAAGAGGCCGAAGGCCAAACTTTAATGGTAATGCATCTTGCCAAATCCTTGGGTGTTTCTATACAGGATGTGGTGAAGAATACACCTGACACATTAAGCTCCTTGCTGGATTGGGTCGAACAGTTCCCAGAATCACAACACGGACCCATTTGGCTGGATGCCCTTGAGTCCAGCTACATCATAGGTTTTACCAAAAAGATTTCACCCAATCTTGAGAAATTGCGCAAGAGTGATGAGCTTGAAGAACAACCTCCTGAATCTCGCCCACTGTCTCAAGCAATTTTTTGCATCGATGTTCGTTCAGAATGCTTTAGAAGACAACTAGAAGAAATTGGAGGAAATGAAACGTTTGGGTTCGCTGGTTTTTTTGGTGTCCCAATATGCTATCAAGGATTTTCGAGTGAACAACAAACAGACCAATGTCCCGTCCTTCTAAAACCCAAACATGTTGTAAAGGAAATTCCTCGAGCCTCTCAAGGCAAGGAGGCGGAAAAATTTTTAGAGGGACAGCAAATGGCCAAGACGGGTCATACCCTGCTACATGACTTGAAAGAAAACGTAGTCACCCCCTATGTCATGGTCGAAGCTATTGGTTGGTTCTTCGGGTTTAAGCTATTCAGCCAAACCTTGCAACCAAAATGGTTCAAAAAAGCAATGTCTTGGATGAAGGATAGTTTAGCGATTCCCATAAGAACGACACTCACCGTGGGAAAAATCCAGAGAGAAGAAGCTTATGAAATGGTTGCAGCCAAACACCGAGCCGCTATTTATCGGTTGTTTACTGAAAAATATGATCAACAAGGGGCTGTTCCTCATGATCAAGTGGAGCGCTTGCGAAAACTCGCGCTGAATCAAACTCCATCTGACAGCAATGAGAATGAGGAGCTATTTCGTTTGCTGAAATGGAACGAATCTGACCTGGAGAAGTTTATTGTAGCGCTCAGAAAAGACTTTAACCTTCATGAACGAGATTTAGATTATCAGATACAAAAGATCACACAGACAGGGTTTACTGTATCCGAACAGGTTAACTATGTAGAAACAGCTCTAAGGCTTTTAGGGTTTACGAAAACGTTCGCCCGGCTTGTTTTGTTATGTGCGCATGGCAGTATTTCAGATAACAATCCCTACGAATCGGCATTGGATTGCGGGGCTTGTGGTGGCAACCATGGGATCTCAAACGCAAGGACCCTTGCCGTCATGGCCAACAATCCACAAGTTCGGCAAAGACTAGCCGAGAGAGGCATAACAATTCCGCCTGACACACATTTTCTTCCGGGGCAACACGATACGACAACGGATGAAGTAGAGCTTTATGATTTGGAAGAGGTCCCTGCTACGCATCGAAAAGATTTACTCAGACTACAACATGACCTCCAGGAAGCTTGCGAAAAAAATAGTCGGGAACGACTCGCTCGCTTTCCTGACGTGCCTGCTACAAGGGAATTTGATAAGGCATCCCGGCTGACGAAGGTCCGAAGTATGGATTGGTCTCAGGTTCGACCCGAATGGGGACTGTCTGGGCATACGGCCTTCATTATGGGGCGGCGTTCGTTGAGTCAGGGAATAAATTTTGAGGGCCGGACTTTTTTACATTCCTATGACTATTCACAAGATCCGGATGGGAAATATTTAGAAATTATAATGACCGCCCCCATGATCGTTACCAATTGGATCAACATGGAGCATTATTTCTCTACGGTTGACCCAATAGTCTATGGGGCGGGAAGCAAAGTGTATCACAATGTGGTGGGCAACATTGGAGTCATGTATGGCTCCAAAAGTGATCTATGTGTTGGACTTCCCATCCAAACGGTTTTCAATGGAGATAAACCTTACCACGAGCCCATGCGGTTATTTGCTATCATTGAGGCTCCGTTGGAAAGGATTGCGACCATCGTAGGGCGACATGTAATTTTGCAACGATTGACGGGAAATCGGTGGATCAACCTTGTCGCTATAGATCCCGATACCAAGAAATTTTTCCACTTTCGATTAATGAAAGATTGGCAACCCATTAATTAA